The following nucleotide sequence is from Pangasianodon hypophthalmus isolate fPanHyp1 chromosome 8, fPanHyp1.pri, whole genome shotgun sequence.
GCCCGTGTAGAGGATTTGTTTGCTGCTAATTTATTAAGAAACCGCCATTTGAAGGCCTTCTGTTTATAGTGACTCAGCGGAGAATACGTAGTTCCTAAGCAGGACAGTCTACACAATGGCAAATCCTACCGGGAGGCTAAGTGAAGTTAGCCTAGTGTAAACTTCAGGCGAGATATTACACACCTGACTATGCTGGAATGGATTTGAGGAAGAACGGGGGCATGCAGTAGGCTAGATTATTAAACTCCAAGCTGTTTAAGGAATGTATAGTTGTCACATTGTTAGATGGCTTTCATTTCGATGCCAGAGcttctactgtgtgtgtgtgtgtgtgtgtgtaactatcACAGTGTACATGATGAAACGCCTGAAAGACTTCTGCTTCCAAGATAAATATTgtaatgttttgcttttaatcgtagtttttatatttatcgCGTTACAATAACAGCTGTGTGAGCTATCATTCCATATAGATCACAGCATTACATGCAGAACTAGTTAGAGGATCAAAGCTTTGAGTCAGGCGCGGTTCTATTGGCTGGTGGAAGCTCCTCTCCTTGGCAACGCTGCTTGGGCAACGTTCCAATTAGAAGAGCTTCTGCCCCCTGCGCTTAGCTTAAAATTCTGGAGGGCGGGGCCTAAGATGATTGACACGTCAGTTGCACCTCTCAGCCAATAGAGTTTTGAGGAAAGGTTTGTACTGAAGAGGGTGAAAGTCGGGCAGGCGTGTAGTGAAAGGACGGGCGAGATTTAAATCCTGTCGTTCTGGGCGGATTTCATAAACTGATACAAGTGTAACCGAGCTCTCTGTCgggaatatttaaaatatgtggCATGCCCAGATTTTATGTTGAGGTAGTACAGACGCTAAAAGACGCTAAAGCAGAAGGTAGTAACGGACGCAAGCTTTACTTTTATGTGTAAACGGTAACATTGTAGTGTGCGCTTCGGCTTGTTATTAGAGGCTAACTCGACGTGGCTACAAACTTGGAGTCTTTTTTTGTGCTGGAAATTGAGCGGGACAATAAAAACTTAGAGTTCACCTCTTCCAGCGACTCAGCATGTCGAAAGAAAACAGCGACCCTATTAACAGCATTGAATTCATCAAAGGTGAGTTTTATTGTCGTGTAGGTTAAACACATGAATTCAGAATCAAGTTTAAATGAAATTGAGTGTTTTCTTTGTCCGGATGGTGCTCGGATCTCCGTCCAACAGCTACTTCCGGGACGCAAATTCAAATCTGCAGCAGCAGGCACGTGCCCTGTTTATTTTTCAGCCGTGTGGTTTTTGCACAGCGCGAGACTGTAGGTTTACTCCACAGCCTGAACAATTAGATACTAGATAACATGTTTCTGAATTGCAGATCAGCTGTATTTCGCTATCCTCAATCAGAAGATCAGGAGCACCCCTGAAAGACACTGTTTCTGCATAGATGAGGAACTCTCCTATGAGAAGTAAGTACTGATTTTGAGTTGAGTTGAATTGAAAGTACTGAATTGTGATTACAGTTAAATGGGGAACACTTACTTATTCATGATAATGCTGAATATCATGATGTATAGCTTATGAGCTTAGTCTGTCAGTAGGtccatatttcttttttatacttTTCTCTATGTAAACAGCTTTTATGCGGACTTTGGACCCCTCAACCTGGCTATGTTTTATCGCTTCTGTTGCAAACTGACCAAGAAGCTCAAGGTAATGGAGTTTTTATCACTTTAAGATCAAATTATTAAGGCAGACCTCTCACTGATTGACAGTCTCAACAATGCTTACTGTATTGCATTAAATCACCAAGATCactgtaattatattatatacgcTCCACATGGAGTTAAGAGTTGATGGTATAAACATTTGTATTTTCTCCGCTGCAGTCTGTGACACATGCCAGAAAGAAGATTGTGTTCTTTACCTGTGGGgacaaaaagaaacaagcaaATGCTGCCTATTTAATAGGATCATATGCTGTGAGTATTTAATTCATTGAAGTATGCCTGTGCAGGGTATAAGTAGAAGAAACTGATCCAATGATTATGTACATGTAGTCGGCTTAATTACCTGGAATTGGTTTGTTCACTACTTTTGAGTCATTAGCTGATCAACTTCATCGTGTTACTCTAGTTGTGTTTAATACTCTCGTTCAGGCATAGAGACTTTGTGACTGGAAAAAAACACTGGCAGCATTAGAGGAAATGATTATATTCTTTACTGTCCTTTGCTCTTTTGGAGTGATTGTGCAACCCTTACTCTCCTGGAGTGTGATTAAAATAGAGAAGTTTACAATAGTTGGATTTTGAGAACACTTctgcttaaaagaaaaatgtgtaaaataatttcaaaagcATTTAAACTCCTAAAGCGCTTGTTAAAATGTAGGAGgatgttttgcttgtttttttttcccctgaaggTGATGCATCTCCAGAAAACACCAGAGGAAGCATACAGCCTACTAGTCTCCAGAAACGCCACTTATCTTCCTTTCCGGtaaatgctattttaaataaCTGCTTCATTTGTCTGTAACAAACTACAGGTCTATGGTGAATACAgaagttctttttttctgttacagAGATGCTTCATTTGGAACTTGCATGTACAATCTGAATATCCTTGATTGTTTACGTGCAGTGCACAAGGTAAACTGGAACCTTGTTGTAATGAATTGACACATGTAATTTACGCACATTACAATACATGAgtctcatgtttgtttttctgttaggCGCTGCAGTTTGGCTGGCTAGATTTCTCCAACTTTGATGTGGAGGAATATGAGCATTATGAGGTGCAGTGATTCTCTGATGTTCTTCTCTGATTGTATTGAAAGGTTGTGAAAAATAACATGAGCAGGTCTTTAAAGTGTATATAATTAAATGCACCTTTGTtccacagagagctgaaaatggaGATTTCAACTGGATTATTCCAGGAAAATTTTTGGCCTTTAGTGGTCCACATCCAAAGAGCAAAATTGAGAACGGTAAATTAGGAGATTCTAATCCACTAAAGGCAGATAATAACCTGTGGTTGATATGTATTAGCTGCATATTGTAAAAGTTTGGTTTACTGATTTCCCCAGGTTATCCTCTCCATGCTCCTGAGGCCTACTTCCCATATTTCAGGAAGCACAACGTCACCACTGTCATACGcctgaacaaaaaaatgtatgatgcCAAACGGTTCACAGATATGGGTTTTGACCACCACGACCTGTTCTTTGTTGATGGGAGCACACCTAACGATGCCATAGTCAAAAAGTTCATGAACATCTGCGAAAATGCGGATGGTGCCATAGCTGTTCACTGTAAAGGTAAAATGCACACTTTTTGGCTAATTGTTAGTTTAAGGTGTCCAATAACATCATGAAGAATAATTTGAATATCATAACTCCTGTAGACCAGCGGTCCAGGTCAACTGGTAGACCATGGTCTGGATTTGACCCTagcaaaatatttcagcagACTGAACCAAACACTCAAAATTCTGTAACAGAACCCATAGGTTTAGGGGGGAAACGGGCTGTAATTTAGCAAGTCTAGTTGTTAAACATGAACTTAAGAGAACTGCTTCTGTAGCAGATAATTGTTTGTGGCCAatcatgtaaattattttccagAGTGTGCTCATTAAGAAGgaagagttttcacagatttttttttttaaaatagacttttaaaatttcatttaccCTCTTCCATCTGATTACTAAACTGATGACATGGCTTGTTGAAGGAAAAATGTAAAGGATGAAAGCACAGTGTTTGGAtgattggacagagaagtatgcatttattcttcATGTCAAGTTCAAAACAGATGTCTTCATCTGTTCAGAATCTGTGGTGCTAGTCAAAATTGGTAATGTGAAGTGCCAATGTGAAACTGAACCACTTCACTGATATactatttatagccataaactaatcactGATGATTAAGCCTTAAAAGGTGACTGTTTTCACCATTGAGTCATTGTATTTGCTTATCCGAACTTTTGTATCCTTGGAATTACACGTTGTTGGATTGtcaaaaattttatttgaataaccTTGCTATAGACAAATCATACTTCAAAGCCAGTGTGgtattttgttataatttaaCCCTTACATGATTCTGTTAATCAGGTAATCATTTTGATgaacataaattttttttaaaaacaaatatctgATTGTGCGGGTTTCAGCTGGCCTGGGTCGCACTGGAACGTTAATAGGTTGCTACCTGATGAAGCACTTTAAACTGACTGCAGCCGAGGCCATCGCCTGGATCAGAATCTGCCGGCCCGGCTCGGTGATCGGACCTCAGCAGAACTTTATTGAGGAGTAAGTGGGGCTATGGTCAGAGGCAGTGAAAAAAGATGCCTAATTTACCCTGTCTATATAAAATTTCCCATAGATGCCCATTGTGGCATCACTATAATTCAAATCAACCAATCTGTCAGATTTCTGTAATTTGCCAGCACCATATCATGTACCATTTTCCCTAGTTATTATCTCAAACAATACAAAGTGCTGCTTGTTATGCTATGGATGAGGTAAATTTGTAATCTTCTGTGGCATCATCCAACAGTAAGCAGTCCAATCTATGGATGGAGGGCGATCTGTATCGGCAGAAGCAATGTGAACAGGAAAATGGCATAAACAAAGCAGCAGTCACAGGAATACTGTCAGGAGTAGATGACATCTCCATCAATGGGACAAATAAGAACAGTGCACCAAGAAAAACTGAAATGGTGAGTAGCAGTTGAAACGTTTACATGATAAAATGACATGGGAGTTTACCAGAGCTGCGACTGGGAGAACCTGTGCAAATCCGTATCAATCTAACCACTCAATCCAAGATCTTAGAATCAGATGGTGAATATGAGACAAATTCTTGCACTATAACTCTGTTAGAGCATGTCTGAgaatgtttttatctgtttttattctaCTAGATTAAATACAAATGATCTCATTATGGTTTTCACTATAATATGACCTTCGAAGAGTAAAAGGGGTGTTTAACTTTTCTTCAGTATAATGATGGAGAGGAGGAGCACAACGGCCTCACTCAGGGTGACAAACTGCGGGCACTGAAGAGCAAGCGGCAATCCAGAGCATCCACAGGTTCTTTATCGTAAGTATTTCCATCTGATCTCTGACTGAATGCCTTTCTATTACACGCTTAGTCACTTAGTTCCATGAGAATATATTTCAGGATGGAGAGAAACAGTTTAAAACCCTGGCCCAGCTGCATATTTGGATTTGGGACACTCTTTGTGATGCTCTACAGTGGGAAATGTTGCCGTGAACATGCTAACACTTTGCAGTTTAGAGAAACCTGTCGGCCAGTCCTGAGCTGCTCTTTACTGAATATACAGGCGGGTAACAAATTGAAGCTAAAACTGTGTTATCCTTGTgttatggtttgatgagtataaacatataaagttgatataaatcatatgctatggcctgtATCTTCATAGCAATACAGTGGATAtcaaaagtctacacacccctgttaaaatggcaggtttttgtgatttaaaaaaaaaaaaaaagaaagaagccaAGAGAAATGATGTCAGAcattttcccacctttaatgtgatatagcaaccaacaaaatacaagtgaaaaacaaactttttttcctcccccgGGAAGTCTTACAATAACCTGCCTGCACAAGTGTTTATATCCCTTaaataatactttgttaaagcaccttttccTTGTAATACAGCATTCAGTCTTTATATGTAAGCGTCTACCTgattagcacatcttgattttggcaattttattccactcttccttgcaaaaatgctccagatcgaTCAAATTGCAAGGGGATCTTCTGTGCACAGctctcttcaagtcattccacaggttttcattaTGCTTTAGAGCTGGGCTCTGattgggccattccaaaacgtTGATCATCTTCTGaagtcattcctttgttgacaTGGATTTGTGCCTTGGGTTGTTATCGTACtgcttcagctgtctaacagaggcctgcaggttttgtgctaaaacagattggtatttggagctaccAAATACAAATAAGTGCTGACCATAGGTGCTATTTTTACCACACCTGTTCTAAGGATTTAACAtgaatttttcttttatctAAATAATATACTGGCTGCTCTCATGCAATTTAAAATGGAACAAAACTGCAATAAATTTAGAAATTGTTCTGAGGTGTACAGTTAACTggttaaactttttaaaatacttcGTTTCTCGAATTTAGTTTAGTAACTATAGAGGGAATCTTTGATTTTAAAAGCAGTTCTATTGAACAAGACTGTGTACCCAACCATGTAAATTGAGACAGCTGGGTTGTTAAATTTAGGCCTGAAGGGAAGACTTCTAAGACTTCTGCTTTTACCTCAGAGTCCAGAAATATCTTTTCCCCTCCTTGTAACCTAGCACATTATCTAGTATTTTTCACTCAACATGGAACCCATTATTGGAGTTGCATGATGCCTTGTGAGTATTTAGGTGTCACAGCTATGTTCAATATACATTTTCCTTTTGCATGATGGATGGCATTAACACTATGAATGCATGGCCTTCAGATATCTAATGCTGCCCCAGATATCCAGCTTTTTCCCCCAGCACTGCAGGCTGGATCAACTCAAGTCAACCATCTATGTTCTTAGAAAGTATTTAAACTTCTACaggctttttaaaatttgatcCCAGTGTGGTACTTATTTCAAACTGTGGTTCTATTCAGTAAAACACTACAACCATACACCCACTGTACACTTTAATagtaacacctgtacacctgctcatttatgcagttatccaatcatttaatacataaaatcatgtagcTACTGGTCAAGAGCTTacgttaatgttcacatcaaacatcagaatgggggaaaaatgtgatcactgtgactttaatcatggtttgttggtgccagatgggctggtttgcatatttcagaaactgctgatctgagaATTTCATATACAGAAtcgtgcaaaaaacaaaaaacatcctgtgagtggagggtctgcagactgaaacaccttgttgatgagagggatcagaggagaatgaccaggctgatcttagctgacaggaagtctatagtaactcagatAAGCACTCCTTACTaccgtggtgaacagaaaagcatcccagaataCTCAACATATCAAACCTTGAAGttgatgagctacaacagcagaggtCATattgggtttcactcctgtcagccaagaacaagaatttgaggctggacagttgaagactggaaaaagaccaggtgattagacaaaaaataaataatcttcaactgcccagtttcactgagtctgtgcccatgatagcctcagattcctgttcttggctgacaggagtggaacctgatgtgggcttctgctgttgtagcccatctactgcaaggtttgatgtgttgtgctttctgagatgctttcctgctcaccatggttgtaaagagtgtttatttgagttactatatccttcctggcagctcgaaccaatttggccatttttctctgacctctcttatcaacaaggcgtttccacccacagaactgttgttcactcaatgttttttgtttttcgcaccattctgtgtaaactctagagtctgttgtgtgtgaaattcccaggagatcagtttctgaaatactcaaaccagcccatctggcaccaacaaccatgccacagttaaagtcacaaagatcacactttttcccccattctcatgtttgatgtgaacattaactgaagctcctgacttgtatctgcatgattttatgcattgtgctgctgccacatgattggtgtacaggtgttcctattaaagtggatggtgaatgtaTAGTGGGGTTGGGgcagtatataataaaaatggtaaATCCTGGGCTTGATGTAGTCTGCAGTTGGGGAAAGAGTACAAAAGCCTTTTGTCTGGAAGTGTATTTGTCTCTCCTTCCTtcttattttgttgtatttaaaCTGTCCCTCCCTCGTGTCTAGATGGCTGGTAGCTATGCTGGTTTCTTCACTTTGTAGCCTTGTCCTGTGGTGGCTGTTATTTGGCTTCCCCTCTTCCGTCTTCCATTACTGTGTAGGCAGGTCGGGATTGTAAGTGAACTGTCGTGCCTGTACCACTTACACCTCTCTGGACTTGGAATGCTGTAAGTGTGTTCATGTCTCTTCTGTCTCCATGATTCCACCTTTTCCGATCTCATCATGGTTTCTTAGGAATCATTCAGCAATCTCACAGGGGTTAAGAGTCATGTTTATGCATAGCTTGTGAAGTCATCCACTACACATAGTTTGTTCTCAGTATTTGTGGACAAACCTGGTTTCCCCTGTAAAACCCCTAATCACCAAGGTGTGCGTGTTGACACACAGGGGTTGGTGGTTAGATGCAGGAAGCCCATTTCTACACAGAGACTCCAGAGAGCGTTATGGCTCTGCAGGGCCATCACAAGACTTTAGCATGATTCCCACAAGAGGCTTTGTCCCATTTGGCTTTTGTGTATTGCTTCCCTCATGTACTGAACCAATTTTTGCTGCAGTTTAGAAGAGAGTAAAATTCACAACAGGGCCAGTGGGTAGAAACTTGTAAGAATTACTCTTAAATATAGTCCTGGAAAATTGGTTAtgttatgtgttatttaataGGCGCAATACTCAGCTTTTTAAATATGCACTACCAGAAGTTTATTCAACTCTCCTCTACTTGGCCACATTAAAATTGCAGTTATGCAAATATCATCCAGACTGCTGTCAACAATTCAGTCATTGAATTGTAAactcataaataaaaatctactgCACTGTCATGTtatagaagaaaaataaaacaaaatgaaacttttGTTGATTTTATATAACCCAGAAACACACATCTATGCAGACATTTCAAATATGTTGTCTTTTAGAGGTTTATATACTACATAAGCAGTGTGTAAACTGATActctaattaaatgtaaaacagaAATACTGTCATTAATACACATGTAGAGAATACACTGACAGTTTGtgagaaatatatttaatgtgggCATTTAGAtgattttcacatgtgaaatcCGCAgccctttcattttcttttcattttttttcatgttctatCCTGGGATTTTGTTCATGAGTTTACAGTGCAGTCTGTTAGCACTTAAGCCAGTCttgttaatattcatttatgGAACATCTGTAGCAGTGTTGTCAACCCTGCCCCTTCCTGTTAGTTTAGGAATTTCTTGTTAAAATTTCTTGTCATCAGTTTTGTGAATAGGTTTTAAGGAGAAAGTGCCACTTAGGAGACCGCTTAGTAGTAAGATACGACTTTTTGTGAATACAGCCTCTGATTTCTAAGGGTTTTCCCCCctcaattttaaaaactttttttttttttttttggcgtaCTGAGTGGCTTTACACATACCAGCC
It contains:
- the cdc14b gene encoding dual specificity protein phosphatase CDC14B isoform X2; amino-acid sequence: MSKENSDPINSIEFIKDQLYFAILNQKIRSTPERHCFCIDEELSYENFYADFGPLNLAMFYRFCCKLTKKLKSVTHARKKIVFFTCGDKKKQANAAYLIGSYAVMHLQKTPEEAYSLLVSRNATYLPFRDASFGTCMYNLNILDCLRAVHKALQFGWLDFSNFDVEEYEHYERAENGDFNWIIPGKFLAFSGPHPKSKIENGYPLHAPEAYFPYFRKHNVTTVIRLNKKMYDAKRFTDMGFDHHDLFFVDGSTPNDAIVKKFMNICENADGAIAVHCKAGLGRTGTLIGCYLMKHFKLTAAEAIAWIRICRPGSVIGPQQNFIEDKQSNLWMEGDLYRQKQCEQENGINKAAVTGILSGVDDISINGTNKNSAPRKTEMYNDGEEEHNGLTQGDKLRALKSKRQSRASTGSLSVILQSSAQSCKSVKSQSPSDNEDVRKRTRTSLGSNRESSLLLHSRLAQSLGNLPVLANEKNHELCEVNSMATDRMSKKSNIRRIIPINSEPLGPSIPSSTESFVHSLSINVKNCVQRKEKAALFAIIALYKTMSCSP
- the cdc14b gene encoding dual specificity protein phosphatase CDC14B isoform X1, with protein sequence MKRKRQRRAEARKRLCAAKREDDKPKSDIYLGITDQLYFAILNQKIRSTPERHCFCIDEELSYENFYADFGPLNLAMFYRFCCKLTKKLKSVTHARKKIVFFTCGDKKKQANAAYLIGSYAVMHLQKTPEEAYSLLVSRNATYLPFRDASFGTCMYNLNILDCLRAVHKALQFGWLDFSNFDVEEYEHYERAENGDFNWIIPGKFLAFSGPHPKSKIENGYPLHAPEAYFPYFRKHNVTTVIRLNKKMYDAKRFTDMGFDHHDLFFVDGSTPNDAIVKKFMNICENADGAIAVHCKAGLGRTGTLIGCYLMKHFKLTAAEAIAWIRICRPGSVIGPQQNFIEDKQSNLWMEGDLYRQKQCEQENGINKAAVTGILSGVDDISINGTNKNSAPRKTEMYNDGEEEHNGLTQGDKLRALKSKRQSRASTGSLSVILQSSAQSCKSVKSQSPSDNEDVRKRTRTSLGSNRESSLLLHSRLAQSLGNLPVLANEKNHELCEVNSMATDRMSKKSNIRRIIPINSEPLGPSIPSSTESFVHSLSINVKNCVQRKEKAALFAIIALYKTMSCSP
- the cdc14b gene encoding dual specificity protein phosphatase CDC14B isoform X3, which codes for MKRKRQRRAEARKRLCAAKREDDKPKSDIYLGITDQLYFAILNQKIRSTPERHCFCIDEELSYENFYADFGPLNLAMFYRFCCKLTKKLKSVTHARKKIVFFTCGDKKKQANAAYLIGSYAVMHLQKTPEEAYSLLVSRNATYLPFRDASFGTCMYNLNILDCLRAVHKALQFGWLDFSNFDVEEYEHYERAENGDFNWIIPGKFLAFSGPHPKSKIENGYPLHAPEAYFPYFRKHNVTTVIRLNKKMYDAKRFTDMGFDHHDLFFVDGSTPNDAIVKKFMNICENADGAIAVHCKAGLGRTGTLIGCYLMKHFKLTAAEAIAWIRICRPGSVIGPQQNFIEDKQSNLWMEGDLYRQKQCEQENGINKAAVTGILSGVDDISINGTNKNSAPRKTEMYNDGEEEHNGLTQGDKLRALKSKRQSRASTGSLSVILQSSAQSCKSVKSQSPSDNEDVRKRTRTSLGSNRESSLLLHSRLAQSLGNLPVLANEKNHELCEVNSMATDRMSKKSNIRRIIPINSEPLGPSIPSSTESFVHSLSINVSCSP
- the cdc14b gene encoding dual specificity protein phosphatase CDC14B isoform X4; its protein translation is MKRKRQRRAEARKRLCAAKREDDKPKSDIYLGITDQLYFAILNQKIRSTPERHCFCIDEELSYENFYADFGPLNLAMFYRFCCKLTKKLKSVTHARKKIVFFTCGDKKKQANAAYLIGSYAVMHLQKTPEEAYSLLVSRNATYLPFRDASFGTCMYNLNILDCLRAVHKALQFGWLDFSNFDVEEYEHYERAENGDFNWIIPGKFLAFSGPHPKSKIENGYPLHAPEAYFPYFRKHNVTTVIRLNKKMYDAKRFTDMGFDHHDLFFVDGSTPNDAIVKKFMNICENADGAIAVHCKAGLGRTGTLIGCYLMKHFKLTAAEAIAWIRICRPGSVIGPQQNFIEDKQSNLWMEGDLYRQKQCEQENGINKAAVTGILSGVDDISINGTNKNSAPRKTEMYNDGEEEHNGLTQGDKLRALKSKRQSRASTGSLSVILQSSAQSCKSVKSQSPSDNEDVRKRTRTSLGSNRESRRTVSRGRKKLHSLQSLRFTRLCPAVPKARAPLLR
- the cdc14b gene encoding dual specificity protein phosphatase CDC14B isoform X5 — its product is MKRKRQRRAEARKRLCAAKREDDKPKSDIYLGITDQLYFAILNQKIRSTPERHCFCIDEELSYENFYADFGPLNLAMFYRFCCKLTKKLKSVTHARKKIVFFTCGDKKKQANAAYLIGSYAVMHLQKTPEEAYSLLVSRNATYLPFRDASFGTCMYNLNILDCLRAVHKALQFGWLDFSNFDVEEYEHYERAENGDFNWIIPGKFLAFSGPHPKSKIENGYPLHAPEAYFPYFRKHNVTTVIRLNKKMYDAKRFTDMGFDHHDLFFVDGSTPNDAIVKKFMNICENADGAIAVHCKAGLGRTGTLIGCYLMKHFKLTAAEAIAWIRICRPGSVIGPQQNFIEDKQSNLWMEGDLYRQKQCEQENGINKAAVTGILSGVDDISINGTNKNSAPRKTEMYNDGEEEHNGLTQGDKLRALKSKRQSRASTGSLSVILQSSAQSCKSVKSQSPSDNEDVRKRTRTSLGSNRESSPAVPKARAPLLR
- the cdc14b gene encoding dual specificity protein phosphatase CDC14B isoform X6 encodes the protein MKRKRQRRAEARKRLCAAKREDDKPKSDIYLGITDQLYFAILNQKIRSTPERHCFCIDEELSYENFYADFGPLNLAMFYRFCCKLTKKLKSVTHARKKIVFFTCGDKKKQANAAYLIGSYAVMHLQKTPEEAYSLLVSRNATYLPFRDASFGTCMYNLNILDCLRAVHKALQFGWLDFSNFDVEEYEHYERAENGDFNWIIPGKFLAFSGPHPKSKIENGYPLHAPEAYFPYFRKHNVTTVIRLNKKMYDAKRFTDMGFDHHDLFFVDGSTPNDAIVKKFMNICENADGAIAVHCKAGLGRTGTLIGCYLMKHFKLTAAEAIAWIRICRPGSVIGPQQNFIEDKQSNLWMEGDLYRQKQCEQENGINKAAVTGILSGVDDISINGTNKNSAPRKTEMYNDGEEEHNGLTQGDKLRALKSKRQSRASTGSLSWLVAMLVSSLCSLVLWWLLFGFPSSVFHYCVGRSGL